One stretch of Candidatus Methylomirabilota bacterium DNA includes these proteins:
- a CDS encoding PPOX class F420-dependent oxidoreductase, with amino-acid sequence MIAIPEAYSDLLTTKKAFANLATRNADGTPQVTPVWFDWDGSPLRINTAKGRLKDKNLRRTPAVALSIMDPDNPYRYVQVRGRVAAVTESGADAHIDALSKKYLGQDRYPYRKPGEVRVIFTIAPDRVQTMG; translated from the coding sequence ATGATCGCCATTCCCGAGGCATACAGCGACCTGCTCACCACGAAGAAGGCCTTCGCAAACCTGGCGACGCGCAACGCCGACGGCACGCCCCAGGTGACGCCCGTGTGGTTCGACTGGGACGGCAGCCCTCTCCGCATCAACACCGCCAAGGGGCGCCTGAAGGACAAGAACCTCCGCCGCACTCCGGCGGTGGCGCTGTCCATCATGGATCCCGACAACCCCTACCGGTACGTGCAGGTCAGGGGCCGCGTCGCCGCCGTCACCGAGTCGGGCGCCGACGCCCATATCGACGCGCTCTCGAAGAAGTACTTGGGCCAGGACCGCTACCCGTACCGCAAGCCGGGCGAGGTGCGCGTGATCTTCACGATCGCGCCGGACCGAGTCCAGACCATGGGGTAG